The following proteins come from a genomic window of Rutidosis leptorrhynchoides isolate AG116_Rl617_1_P2 chromosome 10, CSIRO_AGI_Rlap_v1, whole genome shotgun sequence:
- the LOC139870738 gene encoding L-type lectin-domain containing receptor kinase S.6-like has protein sequence MSFNSKHFFIIFVVTVVSLSSSSSSSSSSSSSSSSSSSNFSLYGTTHMNETTISLTKSLTDCTISNSIPQLINAGRIFYKSPIPFPLHSIFNSNSTISFSTHFSFTIIPPPSNCLSGEGIAFLITSSLPHSLGSIGLPKNVAPNFFDSSFLAVEFDTNFDKDLDDINGNHVGIDLDSVSSIASVDLVTNGIDLKSGNMIHSWIEYKGLEKVIEVWVGYDAIKPDRSVLVAPIDFTRRFINGFMYVGFSAANNDKGSSVYVIHNWQFKTFGSDDCLICFPAQSKTKPATRMGLNTTHHHHNRNKRNNSSFSLALGMLLLNLILILVILGGVVLYIMCLKRSQRSGQTQPPEQTRICTFREKETSKIPKRLKLSEIRSVTKGFHRNQKIGEGQLSIVYKTDKNLAVKRFKSGSFGCQFATEFVAMVGSLQHKNLMKLQGWCCEQNELILVYDYMPNGSLEKILHHPTTNVENLSFETRLHILVGVSSALLYLHEECGRPIVHRNVKSCNIMLDFDFTPKLGDFGVAELHDHNSKSRDITVPACSMGYLAPEYVYSGVPTVKTDVYGFGVVILEVATGRPAVDENGVVVSDWVWGLWEDKRLVEAADCKLMGRFDRVEMERMLMVGLSCVHPNYEKRPTMKVVMEMLKDEVVPELPMVKPTVMVQSVTSERSPEVVVRCGGDECDGLTSWGTPKSHFSKG, from the coding sequence atgagctTTAATAGTAaacatttcttcatcatcttcgtcGTCACCGTcgtttcattatcatcatcatcatcatcatcatcatcatcatcatcatcatcatcatcatcatcatcaaatttcaGTCTTTATGGCACAACACACATGAATGAAACCACCATTAGTCTCACTAAATCTCTCACAGATTGTACTATCTCCAACTCAATTCCACAATTAATCAATGCAGGACGAATCTTTTACAAATCCCCAATTCCATTCCCTCTTCATTCTATTTTCAATTCCAATTCCACCATTTCTTTCTCTACGCATTTTTCTTTCACAATCATCCCACCGCCTTCCAACTGTCTCTCCGGCGAAGGGATTGCGTTCTTGATCACCAGTTCATTACCGCATTCTCTCGGGTCTATCGGTTTACCCAAGAACGTAGCCCCCAATTTCTTTGATTCCTCGTTTTTAGCTGTTGAGTTTGATACAAATTTTGATAAGGATCTTGATGATATTAATGGGAATCATGTTGGGATTGATTTGGATTCTGTCTCTTCAATTGCTTCAGTTGATTTAGTAACAAATGGGATTGATTTAAAGAGCGGGAATATGATTCATTCTTGGATTGAATATAAAGGTCTCGAAAAGGTGATTGAGGTTTGGGTCGGGTACGATGCGATTAAACCCGATCGATCAGTTCTTGTTGCACCAATTGATTTTACAAGAAGATTTATTAATGGGTTTATGTATGTGGGGTTTTCTGCTGCTAATAATGATAAAGGTTCATCAGTTTACGTGATTCATAATTGGCAATTCAAGACATTCGGGTCGGATGACTGTTTGATTTGTTTTCCGGCCCAGTCCAAGACCAAACCCGCGACCCGAATGGGTTTAAACActactcatcatcatcataatcgtaaTAAGCGAAACAACAGTTCATTCAGTTTAGCGCTTGGAATGTTGCTGCTTAATCTGATTCTGATTCTTGTCATTTTGGGTGGTGTAGTGTTGTATATCATGTGTTTAAAGAGAAGCCAAAGATCGGGTCAAACCCAGCCGCCCGAACAAACCCGAATCTGTACTTTTCGGGAAAAGGAGACAAGTAAAATCCCGAAAAGGTTGAAACTTTCTGAAATTCGATCAGTAACAAAAGGTTTTCATCGAAATCAGAAGATCGGTGAAGGGCAATTGTCGATTGTATACAAAACAGATAAGAATCTTGCAGTGAAAAGATTCAAATCGGGCTCATTTGGTTGTCAATTTGCCACGGAATTCGTAGCAATGGTGGGATCCTTACAACACAAGAATCTAATGAAGCTTCAAGGATGGTGTTGTGAGCAAAACGAATTAATTCTAGTTTACGATTACATGCCAAACGGATCCCTTGAGAAAATTCTTCACCATCCGACAACAAATGTCGAAAACTTGAGCTTCGAAACTCGATTAcacattcttgtcggggtttcatCGGCTTTATTGTACCTACACGAAGAATGTGGACGGCCTATAGTTCATCGAAATGTGAAAAGTTGTAATATAATGTTGGATTTTGATTTCACCCCAAAATTAGGGGATTTTGGAGTGGCTGAGTTGCATGATCACAACTCAAAGAGTCGTGACATAACCGTGCCAGCATGTAGCATGGGTTACCTTGCACCTGAATACGTGTATTCTGGGGTCCCCACAGTGAAAACCGACGTTTACGGTTTTGGTGTGGTGATATTAGAAGTGGCTACAGGGCGGCCTGCGGTGGATGAAAACGGTGTGGTGGTGAGTGATTGGGTGTGGGGTTTGTGGGAAGATAAAAGACTGGTTGAGGCTGCTGATTGTAAACTGATGGGGAGGTTTGATAGAGTTGAAATGGAGAGGATGTTAATGGTTGGATTGAGTTGTGTTCATCCGAATTACGAAAAGAGACCAACAATGAAGGTGGTTATGGAGATGTTGAAAGATGAGGTGGTGCCCGAGTTGCCCATGGTCAAGCCGACGGTCATGGTTCAGTCGGTCACATCGGAGAGGTCGCCGGAAGTGGTGGTGAGGTGTGGTGGAGATGAATGTGATGGTTTGACATCATGGGGTACCCCTAAGTCTCACTTTAGCAAAGGGTAA